From Rudanella lutea DSM 19387, a single genomic window includes:
- a CDS encoding choice-of-anchor E domain-containing protein, translating into MKRKLLLCLTLTLLLGVLSRQLSWAQCTNCVNTAVTGGNYDLTGNQTLCITGNVGDFNLNVSGTGNKICVATGATWTIGFGLNFNTSLTIDVYGTLNANGSYNVNGTGNQAVFNIKPGATMNTNTPGFGNLIRINNEGTLNFTNTGAITNEGSFTLINATTGVVSATATTLFKLGTNSYVENDNLMTFSNLENAESDIRNAQGATITIGRYFYNHGNIINDGQINTICGPFGSVACEFIVGDKGPGKIFSISNTGCMSVTGTTTFNGPGFINGTLEITGDLTINKPVSGANGRIIVNNGVSTISLSGAYNGTNMTFCDKNTAGNGFDVVQANNPATTVVYTVNCSPNLCTTAAPSACCTNAIENGSFEDGAFTQTTTFGGFPAMDVQYASNGGPWPLIGNISGSDPGKWIQGSGAKDGTKFLWVKAFDNAVPGSVCFALNPYTSTCLTDGTRYRVSVWVAVYDPANPTASATFLMDNNNGTVYTHPTPIVSTSATNNLAAPNWQLVTYEFDFNFSDGTPYFSFNNETASSRTMGMLFDGLVIQEVSCPALCVAPTNLVPTASPGSVAPGATVTLGVSASYTTSGSTTYTWSGPGISSPTATTVSSRTVAAPATAGVYTYTVLVSNGPSCTATATRSVTVAALTDGCPGNLLSNGSLENGNFNNFTTTNPNISGTLMTYGGSQSVFLSADPGGNTLPDTPITGFRANTGYWVDATTNGGLGAKDANRLFAIPANVGANKCLFPNSSLGFAYTSGNCYRICFWAAQFDPASPNNSALTSIFNFEYEDSFGVLSPGVASNFSIAPTATSTTGSFQSISWTLPASTNVKTTTGATYTGAAGQVVDWKTLNWQYICLDFTPAVTSDRMRIYLSTTNTNNGVAIDGICATACSNSATCAINVTATPGTCNSATNQYAVSGTISLTNAVAGTATITDGAKSTTVTVPAGATSVAYSLTGLTSGTGSHTVTVSLPGCGTATATYSAPASCTVPCTLAVTANASSCDPATNKFSVTGQLSFTNAPTAGVLRVRIPGKGYQDFTAPFTSPLSYSIGGLNSDGQTGTVVATFSNGTCSATAGYTAPVLCLPSACVSPQTGGVESYSYAIPLTTTNWTQAMPMPKFDTQGGTRVLKSVIFTVNQSIRNWGIAESQDTEATEVNIETTGTTSFSLNGVAFVSNVFTATNYPKTVSAAVLVPATGSWPGDNTASSFPSTLLAMPFVTTALNSLTDPTLSPSWVTNVTGDPTDDDDMTYFAPVFSDGSKCFSYSTAADLANFTGTGNLDLRANARGASLVSGAGNLVTQIRTAADAVATVTYVYCDVLLVCSLTATATPGTCNSATNQYAISGTISLTNAVAGTATITDGVKSTTVTVPAGATSVAYSLTGLTSGTGSHTVTVSLPGCGTATAIYAAPASCTVAPCSTSATAQANCNNNGTLDVTSDDYVNILLTPYSNVQGSRFILTATQNGNPISLSLSDGGSLTALSYAYPTPLRAPLGSAGNGNITLILTDVSNTTCITQVTVVDPGECAAAACVGSSPQTVTQSYRTRFQPTELNSVPLLLSKFDDGGGTRTLTGVKLSYGMFEGTNLLFENTAATPSVFRPTVTADIFIDLGATNLSTATLTATPGSQTAPASITVAAQGTYGGDVLYGNPPIQRLSTLYGMGSWLDNVMIDIYSDPRLDSRWVTNATGNPTSDDDIYVMPPQSLTFSGTNSYSATGDLAQFIGAGQIPLTASTLNGLTLSGGGGNLIYRQWTQAYAYATVEYTYICNSCTLVATATPGTCNSATNQYTVSGTVSLTNNLGGGTATITDGAKSTTVSIPAGATSVAYSLTGLISGTGSHTVTVSLPGCGTATATYNAPASCTVACPSPNCFTLAGQQMPMVFQFGYVGFGTYTTNSGSLTTATAISSAAPNLVNVITSSNIGLVGGNLITLSTPMQFAVGSTYTQTFTTASGSFTANLTVNSSVITGPYAREVEAVGFISSSNAAFALTPILYSASYTQNLGSGQINASFTLSSKAPSCGNLNTICPGSTQSVTLTAQAGITNVVWRDSTTNSIIGTGSTLIVVGTESFLAGGYEAVYYEGVDANGCVGKLCCMERISVTKVTATATPGTCNPATNQYAVSGTVSLTSATAGTATITDGAVSTTVTIPAGATAVAYSLTGLTSGTGSHTVTVGLPGCGTATATYTAPASCSVAATINVTSATVCYGNTATLTAAGCTGSVTWSNGTSGNTLVTPTLTQTTSYTATCTTASATTFAVGTVTVLPQPVLNLSASSTLVTTGTNVTLTASGCAGTVNWSNGSTGASIIVTPTQPTQTYSATCTTGPACFTTASIVVNTEEPANLVVTSATICAGSSATLTAAGCAGTVTWSNGTTGNTLVTPALTQTTSYTATCTTATSTTFAVGTVTVNPAVTATISAGSLSICAGQTTTLTASGGATYLWSTGATTASISVSAAGTYSVTATSTAGCSGTSAITIVENPAPIITVSSASICAGGMATLTASGADTYRWNTGATTQSISVSVAGTYSVTGTSAAGCSATATGSLTVFGQPTISPAILPAATVGVTYSQTLTGNGGKSPYTFAVVAGSLPQGLNLSTDGVLAGTPTDNAPASFTVSLTDANGCTAVQPYSTTATGLPKLELNKLVSKRQAQVGEVVSFTVVLANTGLASATGVVVSDTHTAGMSILPGSVTVSTGSFTPGLNGGQWAIASLPAGTTATLTYSASITGEGLVYNTASIPGTPTTDVKTCLTVPMQVCQGAPFAIKVNAPEGYSRYQWYLTAPGATSSTLVADGTLNSFTATLPGSYSVLIDGGLANTCPSQGCCPVVIEEVAVPSYSALVKNSSCVGSTPQADGQITLVNLGTAGRYYYQVSPGTSFDSAGASAVAAIPANGVVSTGLLPGNYTVRVWLMIKGQPACPRDLTVAVVETCACPTNVCVPVVVRKIK; encoded by the coding sequence ATGAAACGAAAACTACTTTTATGCCTAACCTTAACCCTCCTGTTGGGGGTACTAAGCCGTCAGCTAAGTTGGGCGCAATGCACCAACTGTGTAAACACGGCCGTAACGGGCGGTAATTATGACCTGACGGGCAATCAGACGCTTTGTATCACGGGCAACGTCGGTGATTTTAACCTGAACGTCAGCGGTACGGGTAACAAAATCTGCGTGGCTACGGGTGCAACCTGGACCATCGGGTTTGGTCTGAATTTCAACACCAGCCTGACCATTGATGTGTACGGGACCCTCAATGCCAACGGCAGCTACAACGTCAACGGAACGGGTAATCAGGCGGTGTTCAACATCAAGCCGGGGGCTACCATGAATACCAACACGCCCGGCTTTGGTAATTTGATTCGGATCAACAACGAAGGAACTCTCAATTTTACCAACACGGGAGCCATTACCAACGAGGGGTCGTTTACGCTCATCAATGCTACCACCGGCGTTGTGTCGGCCACGGCCACGACGTTGTTTAAGTTAGGTACGAACAGCTACGTGGAGAACGACAACCTGATGACGTTCTCGAACCTCGAAAATGCCGAGAGTGATATTCGGAATGCGCAGGGAGCAACCATCACCATTGGCCGGTATTTCTACAACCACGGTAACATCATCAACGACGGGCAGATTAACACTATCTGCGGACCGTTCGGAAGCGTAGCCTGTGAGTTTATTGTGGGCGATAAGGGACCGGGCAAAATATTCAGTATCAGTAATACCGGGTGCATGAGTGTGACTGGTACCACAACCTTCAATGGTCCCGGCTTTATAAACGGTACGCTCGAAATCACGGGGGATCTGACCATTAACAAACCCGTTTCGGGGGCCAATGGGCGCATCATTGTTAACAACGGGGTGAGTACCATCTCGTTATCAGGTGCCTACAATGGTACCAACATGACGTTCTGCGACAAGAATACGGCGGGCAATGGGTTTGATGTCGTGCAGGCTAATAACCCGGCCACTACCGTAGTCTACACGGTTAATTGCAGCCCGAATCTGTGCACTACGGCGGCTCCCTCTGCCTGCTGCACGAACGCGATCGAAAATGGTTCGTTTGAAGATGGGGCCTTTACCCAGACGACAACGTTTGGTGGTTTCCCGGCCATGGATGTTCAGTATGCCAGTAATGGTGGACCGTGGCCGCTCATCGGAAATATTTCGGGCTCAGACCCCGGCAAGTGGATTCAGGGTTCGGGCGCTAAAGACGGAACCAAGTTTTTGTGGGTAAAAGCTTTCGATAATGCGGTTCCTGGTTCGGTTTGTTTTGCGCTTAACCCTTACACCAGCACCTGCCTTACCGATGGTACACGGTACCGCGTCTCGGTTTGGGTGGCTGTGTATGACCCGGCCAATCCAACGGCGTCGGCTACTTTCCTGATGGATAACAACAATGGCACGGTTTACACACACCCGACGCCCATTGTTTCGACCTCTGCCACCAACAATCTGGCGGCACCGAACTGGCAACTGGTCACCTATGAATTTGATTTTAACTTTAGTGATGGCACACCTTATTTCAGTTTCAATAACGAAACTGCCAGTAGCCGCACTATGGGTATGTTGTTCGACGGCCTGGTTATTCAGGAGGTTTCATGCCCGGCGCTTTGTGTGGCCCCCACAAACCTTGTGCCCACAGCCAGCCCCGGCAGCGTAGCACCCGGTGCTACGGTAACCCTTGGCGTTTCGGCGAGTTACACCACGTCTGGCAGCACTACCTACACCTGGAGCGGTCCGGGCATCAGCAGCCCCACGGCTACTACGGTATCAAGTCGTACTGTAGCGGCTCCGGCCACGGCAGGCGTTTACACCTACACGGTATTGGTAAGCAACGGACCGAGCTGCACCGCTACCGCAACGCGTAGTGTAACGGTTGCGGCCCTCACGGATGGGTGCCCGGGTAATTTGTTGAGCAACGGGAGTCTGGAAAATGGGAATTTCAACAACTTCACCACCACTAATCCGAACATTTCCGGCACTTTAATGACCTATGGTGGTAGCCAGTCAGTCTTTTTGAGTGCAGACCCCGGCGGGAATACCTTGCCCGACACACCCATAACTGGTTTCAGGGCAAATACGGGGTATTGGGTCGATGCTACAACCAATGGAGGTCTGGGGGCCAAGGATGCAAACCGACTTTTTGCCATTCCGGCTAATGTGGGTGCTAACAAGTGCCTGTTCCCAAATTCATCGTTAGGGTTTGCGTACACAAGCGGCAATTGCTACCGAATTTGTTTTTGGGCAGCCCAGTTTGATCCCGCATCCCCAAATAACTCCGCACTAACTTCCATTTTCAATTTTGAATATGAAGACAGCTTTGGCGTATTGAGCCCTGGGGTAGCGTCTAATTTTTCAATTGCTCCCACGGCTACCAGTACAACAGGCTCTTTCCAGTCAATTTCATGGACATTGCCAGCCTCTACAAACGTTAAAACCACAACCGGTGCTACCTACACGGGTGCCGCTGGGCAAGTGGTAGACTGGAAGACGTTGAATTGGCAGTACATCTGTCTGGACTTTACGCCAGCCGTCACGTCTGACCGGATGCGGATATACCTCTCGACTACCAACACGAATAACGGTGTGGCTATCGACGGTATTTGTGCTACCGCCTGTTCGAACAGTGCGACTTGTGCTATTAACGTTACGGCCACCCCCGGCACGTGTAATTCAGCCACGAACCAATATGCCGTATCGGGCACTATCAGCCTTACAAACGCTGTAGCCGGCACAGCCACCATTACCGACGGAGCCAAAAGCACCACGGTTACGGTGCCAGCCGGTGCAACGTCGGTGGCTTACTCCCTGACCGGCCTCACCTCAGGCACGGGCTCGCACACCGTAACGGTGAGCCTCCCCGGTTGCGGCACAGCCACGGCCACCTATTCGGCCCCGGCCAGTTGCACGGTTCCCTGTACGCTGGCGGTCACCGCCAATGCAAGTAGTTGCGACCCCGCCACCAACAAATTCAGCGTAACCGGGCAACTTAGCTTTACCAATGCCCCCACGGCTGGTGTGCTACGCGTTCGGATACCCGGCAAAGGCTATCAGGACTTTACAGCGCCCTTTACCAGCCCACTCAGCTACTCAATTGGTGGGCTCAACTCCGATGGCCAAACGGGTACTGTCGTGGCCACGTTTAGTAATGGCACCTGCTCGGCAACGGCTGGTTATACAGCCCCGGTACTGTGTCTGCCATCGGCATGTGTTAGCCCCCAAACGGGCGGTGTGGAGTCCTACAGCTATGCTATTCCGCTAACGACAACGAACTGGACCCAGGCCATGCCGATGCCTAAGTTCGATACGCAGGGCGGCACGCGGGTGCTGAAATCGGTCATTTTTACGGTTAACCAGTCAATTAGAAACTGGGGCATAGCCGAAAGTCAGGATACTGAGGCCACGGAGGTTAATATTGAAACCACGGGGACTACATCGTTCTCGTTGAACGGAGTCGCGTTTGTCAGCAACGTATTCACGGCGACCAATTATCCCAAAACGGTCAGTGCTGCAGTTCTTGTCCCGGCAACCGGTTCCTGGCCGGGCGACAATACGGCATCCTCATTCCCCTCAACATTGCTGGCAATGCCGTTTGTCACGACGGCTTTGAATAGCCTGACCGACCCGACCCTGTCGCCGAGCTGGGTGACAAACGTGACTGGCGACCCGACGGACGACGATGACATGACGTATTTCGCTCCGGTGTTTTCGGATGGCTCCAAGTGCTTCTCATACAGTACAGCGGCAGATCTGGCGAACTTTACCGGCACGGGTAATCTCGATTTGAGAGCCAATGCACGCGGTGCTTCTCTTGTCAGTGGAGCTGGAAATCTGGTAACGCAGATTCGAACGGCGGCCGATGCCGTAGCTACTGTTACGTATGTGTACTGCGATGTTCTACTTGTTTGCTCGCTTACGGCGACTGCCACCCCCGGCACGTGTAATTCAGCCACTAACCAATATGCCATATCAGGCACTATCAGCCTTACAAACGCTGTAGCCGGCACAGCCACCATCACCGATGGAGTCAAGAGCACCACGGTTACGGTGCCAGCCGGTGCAACGTCGGTGGCTTACTCCCTGACCGGCCTCACCTCAGGCACGGGTTCACATACGGTAACGGTTAGCCTGCCCGGTTGCGGCACCGCTACGGCCATCTACGCGGCTCCGGCCAGCTGCACGGTGGCACCTTGTTCAACTTCAGCCACGGCTCAGGCCAACTGCAACAACAATGGCACGCTCGATGTCACTTCAGACGATTATGTCAACATCCTGCTGACGCCCTACAGTAATGTACAGGGAAGTCGCTTCATACTGACGGCCACTCAAAACGGTAACCCTATTAGCCTCAGCCTATCCGACGGCGGTTCGTTGACCGCCTTAAGCTACGCCTACCCTACACCCCTCCGCGCACCGCTTGGTTCGGCAGGAAATGGCAACATCACCCTGATCCTGACCGACGTGAGTAATACTACCTGCATTACACAAGTGACAGTGGTCGATCCGGGGGAATGTGCGGCCGCAGCATGCGTGGGTTCAAGCCCCCAGACAGTGACGCAATCGTACCGTACCCGCTTCCAGCCTACCGAGTTGAATAGTGTCCCTCTGTTATTATCTAAGTTCGACGATGGCGGAGGCACCCGGACGCTGACCGGCGTTAAGCTCTCCTACGGTATGTTTGAAGGAACTAATCTGCTTTTTGAGAATACCGCTGCTACCCCCTCGGTGTTCCGACCTACCGTAACCGCTGACATCTTTATTGATCTGGGTGCCACAAACCTGTCTACCGCAACGCTCACTGCAACTCCTGGTTCGCAAACCGCACCGGCCAGTATTACCGTAGCCGCTCAGGGAACCTATGGTGGTGATGTACTATACGGGAACCCGCCCATCCAACGACTGTCGACGTTGTATGGCATGGGGAGCTGGCTGGATAATGTAATGATCGACATCTACAGTGATCCCCGCCTGGATTCTCGCTGGGTAACTAATGCAACGGGTAACCCCACTTCGGACGATGATATCTATGTGATGCCGCCCCAGAGCCTGACGTTCAGTGGGACCAACAGCTATTCAGCAACAGGCGATTTGGCGCAGTTCATTGGGGCGGGGCAGATTCCGCTAACAGCTTCAACCCTCAATGGTTTGACGCTTTCGGGAGGTGGTGGTAACCTGATTTACCGGCAATGGACACAGGCATATGCATATGCTACGGTGGAGTACACCTACATTTGTAATAGCTGTACGCTGGTCGCTACGGCTACGCCCGGCACATGTAACTCAGCCACCAACCAGTACACGGTTTCTGGCACGGTCAGCCTAACGAACAATTTAGGAGGTGGCACGGCTACCATCACCGATGGAGCCAAGAGCACCACGGTTAGTATACCAGCCGGTGCAACGTCGGTGGCTTACTCCCTGACCGGCCTGATTTCAGGTACAGGCTCGCATACGGTAACGGTGAGCCTACCCGGTTGCGGTACGGCAACGGCGACCTACAACGCTCCGGCCAGCTGCACGGTGGCTTGTCCGAGTCCAAATTGCTTCACCTTAGCGGGGCAACAAATGCCAATGGTCTTCCAATTCGGCTACGTTGGCTTCGGCACTTACACAACCAACAGCGGTAGCTTAACGACAGCAACTGCTATCTCTTCCGCTGCGCCAAATCTGGTGAACGTGATCACGTCATCCAACATCGGCTTGGTCGGAGGGAACCTGATCACGCTCAGTACGCCCATGCAATTTGCCGTGGGCAGTACATACACCCAAACTTTCACAACGGCATCCGGCAGTTTCACCGCTAACCTGACGGTAAATTCGAGTGTCATTACAGGTCCCTATGCCCGGGAGGTTGAAGCCGTTGGTTTCATTAGCAGTAGCAACGCTGCCTTTGCTCTAACGCCTATTCTGTACTCGGCTTCGTACACCCAAAACCTGGGGTCTGGACAAATTAATGCGTCGTTCACACTGAGTAGTAAGGCTCCTTCCTGCGGTAACCTCAACACGATTTGTCCGGGTAGTACTCAATCTGTGACGCTCACGGCGCAGGCGGGAATTACCAACGTAGTTTGGCGAGATAGTACAACTAATTCAATCATCGGTACGGGCAGCACGTTGATCGTTGTTGGCACAGAGTCATTCCTGGCCGGCGGATACGAAGCCGTTTATTATGAGGGGGTTGATGCCAACGGTTGCGTGGGTAAGTTGTGTTGTATGGAGCGGATAAGCGTTACAAAAGTCACTGCTACGGCTACGCCCGGTACGTGTAATCCGGCTACCAACCAGTACGCGGTATCAGGTACGGTCAGCCTGACGAGTGCCACGGCCGGCACGGCTACCATCACCGACGGCGCGGTCAGCACAACGGTGACTATTCCAGCCGGTGCAACGGCTGTGGCTTACTCTCTCACAGGCCTGACCTCGGGCACGGGCTCGCACACCGTGACGGTGGGCCTGCCCGGCTGCGGCACGGCCACAGCGACATACACAGCCCCGGCCAGCTGCTCGGTAGCTGCTACTATCAATGTTACTTCGGCCACGGTATGCTACGGCAACACGGCCACACTGACGGCCGCTGGTTGTACGGGCTCGGTAACGTGGAGCAACGGTACATCGGGCAATACGCTTGTGACTCCTACGCTTACGCAGACCACAAGCTATACGGCCACTTGCACCACAGCCAGTGCGACTACCTTTGCCGTGGGAACGGTGACGGTGCTGCCACAGCCGGTGCTTAACCTCTCGGCCAGCTCAACTTTAGTAACAACCGGTACGAACGTGACGCTGACCGCTTCGGGTTGCGCCGGTACAGTCAACTGGAGCAACGGTTCAACGGGAGCCAGCATCATCGTCACCCCGACTCAGCCGACCCAAACCTACTCGGCTACGTGTACGACCGGTCCTGCTTGTTTCACGACGGCTTCGATTGTTGTGAACACCGAGGAGCCTGCCAACCTAGTGGTTACTTCGGCCACTATCTGCGCGGGTTCATCGGCTACCTTAACGGCCGCTGGTTGTGCAGGGACGGTGACCTGGAGCAACGGCACAACGGGCAACACACTCGTAACGCCCGCTTTGACCCAGACCACCAGCTACACCGCCACCTGTACCACGGCTACGTCAACTACGTTTGCCGTGGGTACGGTGACGGTCAACCCGGCCGTGACGGCCACCATCAGTGCGGGCAGTCTGAGCATCTGTGCGGGCCAAACCACCACCCTCACAGCCTCGGGTGGGGCCACCTATCTGTGGAGCACTGGAGCCACCACAGCATCCATTTCAGTAAGTGCAGCGGGTACGTATTCGGTCACGGCTACATCGACGGCCGGTTGCTCGGGTACATCGGCGATCACCATCGTGGAGAATCCGGCGCCAATCATAACCGTTAGCTCGGCCTCGATCTGTGCGGGCGGCATGGCCACCCTCACCGCGTCGGGGGCGGATACCTACCGCTGGAATACGGGGGCAACGACCCAGTCCATCAGTGTGAGTGTGGCCGGGACCTACTCGGTGACGGGCACATCCGCTGCGGGTTGCTCGGCTACGGCTACTGGCTCGCTCACCGTCTTTGGCCAACCGACCATCAGTCCGGCCATTCTGCCTGCGGCCACCGTGGGCGTCACCTATAGCCAAACCCTGACGGGCAACGGCGGTAAAAGTCCATACACCTTTGCGGTGGTAGCGGGTAGCCTGCCCCAGGGTCTGAACCTGTCGACAGATGGTGTGCTGGCGGGAACACCCACAGACAACGCGCCGGCGAGCTTTACCGTTAGCCTCACCGATGCCAACGGCTGCACGGCCGTACAACCTTACAGTACCACCGCGACGGGCTTACCCAAGCTCGAACTGAACAAGCTGGTGAGCAAGCGGCAGGCGCAGGTAGGCGAAGTAGTGAGCTTTACGGTAGTGCTGGCCAACACGGGACTAGCTTCGGCCACGGGCGTAGTGGTGAGCGATACCCACACGGCGGGAATGAGCATTCTGCCCGGTTCAGTGACCGTCTCGACAGGTAGCTTCACGCCGGGTCTGAACGGGGGGCAATGGGCCATAGCCAGCCTGCCCGCTGGTACCACGGCTACGCTGACCTACTCAGCCAGCATCACCGGCGAAGGCCTTGTCTACAACACAGCGAGCATACCCGGCACCCCGACTACGGATGTAAAAACGTGCCTGACGGTTCCGATGCAGGTATGTCAGGGCGCGCCCTTCGCTATCAAGGTGAATGCGCCCGAGGGGTATAGCCGCTACCAGTGGTATCTCACCGCGCCGGGTGCAACAAGCTCGACGCTGGTGGCCGATGGTACCCTCAACAGTTTCACGGCCACCCTGCCGGGTAGCTATAGTGTACTCATTGACGGCGGGTTGGCCAATACCTGCCCCAGCCAGGGGTGCTGCCCGGTTGTGATTGAGGAGGTAGCCGTACCGTCGTACTCAGCGTTGGTGAAAAACAGCAGTTGCGTGGGCAGTACTCCGCAGGCCGACGGTCAGATCACGCTGGTGAATCTGGGCACGGCGGGCCGCTACTATTATCAAGTCTCGCCGGGTACCAGTTTTGACTCGGCTGGGGCAAGTGCAGTAGCTGCAATCCCGGCCAACGGGGTGGTGTCTACGGGTCTGCTACCGGGTAACTACACGGTGCGGGTATGGCTGATGATCAAAGGTCAGCCAGCTTGCCCGCGGGATTTGACAGTGGCTGTGGTGGAGACCTGCGCCTGCCCGACCAATGTTTGCGTACCGGTGGTTGTGCGTAAGATTAAGTAG
- a CDS encoding lysyl oxidase family protein, with protein MFSLPPTVGQGQTFGAQGGPIRDFNGVAKADTFPIRVQGLPIRINRTFGLAKVCLSVFHARSSDIKVELVNPAGASIWLTNRNGGDNGQHYANTCFRSNGFSGYIHLGTAPFEGEYIPDGRFTFLNNDTDPNGLWYLLVTDLRAGVRGNLNTVSLAFETDPTPNAGQPPCSFENPAYCQCPPGTNCELLPDLVILPRFTQTQIKEYAWNDPNYPGQLRFAASIGNIGDGPLETWGKQEWYCGDKRVDSTLRCPDGSYARQRIYQRIYQKKGDTLIATDRPAGTNYYDNQPGHNHYHVDDWVEFRLVKITPGTRASPRRRVIAKGRKVSYCLFDSGICNNSDSLCTCNGTVYGERNLPNYGLGNYGECKSMKQGISVGGYDTYGVMYEGQFIKLPRGLPKGTYQLEIEIDPTGSIRERNRANNLFTMPIQLSKQ; from the coding sequence GTGTTCTCGTTGCCGCCAACCGTTGGTCAGGGGCAAACGTTCGGTGCTCAGGGTGGCCCCATTCGCGACTTCAACGGGGTAGCCAAAGCCGATACCTTCCCAATCCGGGTGCAGGGTCTGCCGATCCGGATAAACCGGACGTTTGGCCTTGCCAAAGTGTGCCTGAGTGTATTTCACGCCCGCTCGTCCGACATAAAAGTCGAGCTCGTGAACCCGGCCGGAGCCAGTATTTGGCTCACCAACCGCAACGGGGGCGACAATGGGCAACATTATGCCAACACCTGTTTCCGGTCCAACGGCTTCTCAGGATACATTCATCTGGGTACAGCCCCGTTTGAGGGCGAGTACATTCCCGATGGGCGATTTACGTTTCTGAACAACGATACCGACCCTAACGGCCTCTGGTATCTGCTCGTAACCGATCTGCGGGCGGGGGTACGAGGCAACCTCAATACAGTTTCGCTTGCGTTCGAGACAGACCCGACGCCCAATGCCGGGCAACCGCCCTGTTCGTTTGAAAACCCCGCTTACTGCCAGTGCCCACCCGGCACCAACTGTGAGCTGCTCCCCGACCTGGTTATTCTGCCCCGGTTTACCCAGACTCAGATAAAAGAGTATGCCTGGAACGACCCCAATTACCCCGGTCAGCTACGCTTTGCCGCCAGTATAGGCAATATCGGCGATGGACCGCTCGAAACCTGGGGCAAACAGGAGTGGTACTGTGGCGACAAACGCGTCGATTCGACGTTACGCTGCCCCGACGGCTCGTATGCCCGGCAGCGTATCTACCAGCGTATTTACCAAAAAAAGGGCGATACCCTCATCGCCACCGACCGACCGGCGGGTACCAACTATTACGATAATCAGCCCGGACACAATCACTATCATGTCGACGACTGGGTAGAGTTTCGGTTAGTGAAAATAACCCCCGGTACACGCGCTTCTCCCCGCCGACGAGTGATTGCCAAAGGGCGTAAAGTCAGTTACTGCCTGTTCGATTCGGGCATTTGCAACAACAGCGACAGCCTCTGCACCTGCAACGGAACGGTGTACGGCGAGCGAAACCTGCCCAATTACGGGCTGGGCAACTATGGCGAATGCAAGTCCATGAAACAGGGCATCAGCGTAGGCGGGTACGACACGTACGGCGTGATGTACGAAGGTCAGTTTATCAAACTGCCCCGCGGACTGCCCAAGGGTACCTACCAACTCGAAATCGAGATAGACCCCACAGGTTCCATTCGGGAGCGCAACCGGGCCAATAACCTGTTTACCATGCCGATTCAACTTTCCAAACAATAA
- a CDS encoding HlyD family efflux transporter periplasmic adaptor subunit — MATIPNDSSLDMQEIIGHVPPWIVRWGISLLIVLFGVSVGCAHLISFPEILTVRVMITASEQPSYTSWYSAGNLIYRTPVREGQTVQKGDTVLIEEDIETGKVSYTLAPIGGRVLITKGFENNPKKNTVIIHPTISEYKTYVNIPPRGDGQVAVGQRVLVHLDSYPSYKFGALEGVITSISPTILNNHRQATVRLLNGLHTDRNDTIPVQYHLVGNANIYLDDRSLLQRLFQSH; from the coding sequence ATGGCCACCATTCCGAATGACAGCAGCCTCGATATGCAGGAGATTATCGGGCATGTGCCGCCCTGGATTGTGAGGTGGGGTATTTCGCTGCTCATTGTCCTGTTTGGGGTGAGCGTGGGGTGCGCCCACCTGATTTCGTTTCCTGAGATTTTGACGGTGCGGGTTATGATTACGGCTTCCGAGCAGCCCTCGTACACCAGCTGGTACAGCGCGGGCAACCTCATCTATCGCACGCCCGTGCGCGAGGGCCAAACCGTGCAGAAAGGCGATACCGTGCTGATTGAAGAAGATATTGAAACGGGCAAGGTGAGCTACACGCTCGCGCCCATTGGCGGCCGGGTGCTCATCACAAAAGGGTTTGAAAACAACCCGAAGAAAAACACCGTAATCATTCACCCGACTATTTCGGAATACAAAACCTACGTGAACATCCCACCTCGGGGAGACGGTCAGGTAGCGGTGGGGCAGCGGGTGCTCGTCCACCTCGACAGCTACCCCAGCTACAAATTCGGTGCGCTCGAAGGGGTCATCACGTCGATTTCGCCCACCATTCTGAACAACCACCGGCAAGCTACCGTGCGCCTGCTCAACGGTCTCCACACCGACCGCAACGACACCATACCGGTGCAGTATCACCTCGTGGGCAACGCCAACATTTACCTCGACGACCGCAGCCTGCTACAACGGCTGTTTCAGAGCCACTGA